One Cryptomeria japonica chromosome 9, Sugi_1.0, whole genome shotgun sequence genomic window carries:
- the LOC131032525 gene encoding cytochrome P450 71AU50-like, whose amino-acid sequence MHLAGVVVLGDFIPSLAFLDWGGHCHRMKAVHKVFDAFADKLIDEHVERKRRKKSEEPDIVVVMLDMAESENPEIDVSRIHIKAIILDMLTAATEASATTVEWAMTEPLLVPHESTQGCNVGGYYIPPKTRLFVNAWAMGRDESVWEDALEFKPERFIGSRIDVKGHHFELLPFGT is encoded by the exons ATGCATCTCGCAGGAGTAGTTGTTCTTGGAGACTTCATTCCCTCTCTTGCCTTTCTCGATTGGGGAGGTCACTGCCACCGCATGAAGGCCGTTCATAAAGTATTCGATGCGTTTGCTGACAAGCTCATCGATGAGCATGTTGAGCGGAAAAGGAGGAAAAAGTCAGAAGAACCAGACATTGTTGTCGTGATGTTGGACATGGCGGAGAGTGAAAATCCCGAGATAGACGTCTCTCGGATACACATCAAAGCAATCATCTTG GATATGCTAACTGCCGCAACAGAAGCATCTGCTACAACTGTAGAATGGGCAATGACTGAGCCTTTGCTTGTGCCACATGAGTCCACCCAGGGTTGCAATGTGGGAGGATACTACATTCCACCAAAAACAAGGTTATTTGTGAATGCTTGGGCGATGGGAAGGGATGAAAGCGTTTGGGAAGATGCTTTAGAATTCAAGCCGGAGAGATTTATTGGCTCAAGAATAGATGTGAAAGGCCACCACTTTGAATTGTTGCCCTTTGGAACATGA
- the LOC131032526 gene encoding cytochrome P450 750A1-like — translation MAWLNSPAVQLGFSLIFLWIIYRFLTKKKSKKNNGKLGLPQGPRPSPLIGDLHLLGSLPHKSLAEMANKYGLIMFLRLGSVLTVVASSPAMAKEFLKTHDLIFANRPPSSAARYMAYESRDVVLGSYGEYWRQMKKLCTIELLTAKGTESFRWVREEEVSATVRSVWEESVKGIRYIELRKPIFSLSLNIVCRMFAGKNLPRPSSERRAEVFTDGG, via the coding sequence ATGGCGTGGCTCAATTCCCCTGCAGTACAGTTGGGTTTTTCACTGATCTTCCTCTGGATCATATACAGATTTCTGACAAAAAAGAAGAGCAAGAAAAACAATGGAAAGTTGGGATTGCCACAAGGGCCACGGCCATCGCCACTGATAGGCGATCTCCATCTGTTGGGAAGCCTTCCTCATAAGTCCCTGGCAGAGATGGCTAACAAGTACGGGCTCATCATGTTCCTACGCCTGGGCTCGGTACTCACGGTTGTGGCTTCTTCTCCTGCCATGGCCAAAGAATTTCTGAAAACCCACGATTTGATCTTCGCCAACAGGCCACCTTCATCGGCAGCCAGGTACATGGCCTACGAGAGCAGAGACGTGGTGCTAGGCTCTTATGGAGAGTACTGGCGGCAGATGAAAAAGCTGTGCACAATCGAATTACTGACGGCCAAGGGAACGGAGTCATTCAGGTGGGTAAGAGAGGAAGAGGTGTCTGCCACTGTGAGATCTGTGTGGGAGGAGAGCGTGAAGGGCATCCGCTACATCGAACTGCGGAAGCCCATCTTCTCCCTCTCACTCAACATAGTGTGCAGAATGTTTGCAGGAAAAAATTTACCCCGACCATCATCTGAGCGGAGGGCAGAGGTTTTTACAGATGGTGGGTGA